The DNA region TCCAAAGCGATGCCCTTGCTCTTGCTTTTAGTCTTAGAAAATCGTACGTGTAAAGATATACATGTCGAGGATGAATCTTAACTGGAATCCCCAATTAGATATCGGGATTAAAGCCACTCGATCGAACAACATTGTTTCCCAAGATTTTTCCTGACGGCACGGCActgctttgaattttcttctactacGTACCGCTTCTAGCTAGCTTCTCTCTCTCTATTTATACACAGAGGACGGACGAGCGATTGAACTTTGAAATCAGTAATTAGATTTTCAGCGATCGATCGGTGATGGCGGAGGAGAGTACTGTGAGGAGGGGAGAGGACTTCGGAtgctgcggcggcggcggagggtgGAGGTGGACGGAGGAGAGGCACGCGTGGTTCATGAATAGGCTGGAGGAGTCCGTCGTGTGGGCCGTCGTCGGCGCCGGCTTTGCGCTCGACCGGGTCATACCCGACAGCGCCACCGAGTCGAACCGAGGCCCCGAGAGCCACCAGCGGTCGGACCGGTTTGCGCGTCCACGACCTCAGCGGCGGCGGCGGAAAGAGACGAGACTTGGTTGTCAAGATTCGTGCAGCAGCAACAGTGACACGTAGGATTGAGTTCCTTACTTCCTTAGCGGTTGGCGTTCTTCAATTGTTTCTGttcttaagaagaaaaaaaaatcttcgttttcttttcttctgatttttgttttttattttattgttccaCGGGTAACGTTTGATTCTTATCAGATTATGTAACTTGATGACTGTGCTTTGTCAATATGACTGAATTATTCAGTTACCAATTGCTTATTAATCATGGAAAAGTTCGATTCCttgaaacaaacaaacaaaaaagggCAGAAAACTTTGATACTCTCTAATTCGTTTTTATTCTTGGCAACGCCAGTTAAATCACAAGTATGTTGTCCGTTAATTGCTAGAACCCAGCGTAGGACATTTGAAGTTTAAGATCCTAACTGCCATGTATtatgaggattttttttttttccaatttgtaGTGAATTCGAGAATGCATTCTGACTATTAAGATGGATTTTCACGTGCATGAGAAGGCTGACTATCATGACGGATCTTCATGTATATTTCcttgatttattttgatgactaattaaaaattttcatagGATCAAATTAATCATTCCAGGATTAGATATTTAATactaactaaaaaaataaataaaataaatgtgtTACTGAGTCATCATCTAGCGAGAATCTAAATATCCAATGAGAACCTTTTATGGACAGTCTCCAACGAATCTAGTGTTTCTGTTTACCTGGGGAAGTATCTAAATATCTTAAATCATATCTCCTATATCATCCAAAATGATGTGCCAGAGTCTAATTTTGATATTCTCAATTTATATCCAAGTACTAAACTCATATCTAGCAGCTACCTCTTCCTTTTTCAATTTGATTCTTAATATGCACTCAATTACTCACGCGTGCTTGGACCAAAATAGTGTTATTAAAGACAACTTGGGCTCacaaaaacttagaaaaattGTGGACAAAACTTGAAAAATTGTGACCAAATTGCTCAAATTGCTTAACATGATGTTTTTGAGAAAGTAATGGAAAAGTTTCTTTTTTTGATCTTACAAAAGAGACTATAATGTCTATCATCCAATTCTATAAGGATGCTTTGCTTGACCCCAAACTGGTGAAGAAAAGGCAGGACAGGGACCTATTCGGTATTCATACAGTACACACATAATTACATCAGTATATTATTTGAAgagtttattgttgtattgtgtTCGAGCCGCGAACTGTGATGCCGTGCAAGTATTTGGTGTACCCGTAAAAACTGAACTTGCCATCTTCTGATCTGATCCAGTCTTGTAGAAAGGAATGAGCAATATGAGTGAGGTTCAATTCCTGCAGGGAGCTGTTTTATCATGATCTGACATAATtaactagaaaaaaaaataccAGTATAATACAAGTGACTAGAAGCTAGTACCTGAGCCAGCTCTTCGACTGAAACAACCCGATTACCCTCCTGCTCGAAGTGCTGAAATGCTGTGTTTGATATTTGTTCCCATTGTTCCAAAGCCTCAAGCTGATAAGGGCTGATTGCAGCAGCACAAAACTCATCAAAGTCCATCCCATTTTGTGATAGCGCATCCAACTGTGAATTATAAATATTTCAAAGTTCTCAACTTACTGCAATAATGAAGATAATTATGCCTAAACAACAAAGCCCTTAACTATTTAATAGCACAAGACAATATGGCTCACTGAATCCACTATCTCAGGAATTCTCGATAATTTCATTGCTTCGGTTGCATTCTGCGAGAGTGCCTGCATAGAGTTCAAATAGGGCACCTCAAACATGAATCACTAAAAAAGGATAATTGAAACAAAATAATTATCACGATGTCTATTATCAATAAGTTATTGCACACTGAAGCGCTTGAATGAAATCAAATAGGCAATATACCATCTGAAAGTTATCGAGATAAATCAATCCATCTTTATTTGGCTGTAgtaacttaaattgcaattgcAGATAGAAGAGTTCATCCTTAGTTATAGCTTTGGATAGTGCCTGTTGAAACAAAAAGATTCTAATAAATTAGAGTAATTCCTGATATAATCTTAAGTTTTGTTCAGAATGCCTGATAATCCTGAAGAAATATCGTGGTCACTTAACAAAATTAAGCTACGTCAAATTGATTGAATATCACTTATATTAAGTCAATCCCCATGACATGTACAGTACCTTTAGTGCAGCCTGTTTTAGAAGAGAAGTGCGGAAGTATAATTTGAATAACCTATATACAAGCATATCCAGAGGAATTTGCCTTTGTTCATTTCGCAACCAAGGGTGAGCTAACACAAAAGAAACATATATTTGTTATCAGATGAAAACCATGACAAAAATAACCAGTAAAAGAGTCGTTTAAATAATTTCGAGAATAGAAGATTTAAATATCATTTagtaatttaatgaatctcatgTATTTTTATAATTGATAACATGAAATTTGAGTGAACAACAGTTTAACAACTTACTCAAAGCCTGAACAGCTGTCATCCTTTTCCTATAATCCTTGTTCAAAAGCCTCTTCACAAAATCTTTAGCTTCTGCAGATATGTCAGGCCACGGTTGATCATCAAAATTAGGATCAGCCCTCAATATTGATCGAAAGATTCCGGATTCAGTTCGTGCCCAGAAAGGTCTACTTCCACATAGTAGAATGTAAGTTATGACACCGATGCTCCACATATCTGCTTCAGTGTTGTATGATCTATGTAGGACTTCAGGAGCAACATAGTATGAACTTCCAACAGTGTCATTTAGCCTTTCATCTGTGACCAAAGATTCCACTCTTTAATAATAGCATAAAAATCAGACATAAAGGTAGATCACATGGCACAATTGATCTGGTAGATAAGATGTTTGGAAGTCATGTGGGAAATCCAGATACATAGTTCCACCAGTGTTGTATAGCTACATATTTGCAATTATCTCAGTTCATAAGGAATAAAAACACAAATTAATACACCAAATAGGACATCTTATCACCTGCTCTGATAAAATCAGAAAGACCAAAGTCAATTAATTTCATTGGAGAACTTTCATCTTTAGTTGTGAAGAGAAAATTCTGTTACAACATAGAGAAGAAGACATCAGCAACAAATATGGGGTTTAATTAAAAGCAAGAATAAGATATAAGAAGCATCAAGCAAAAATAGTGGACCTCTGGCTTTAGATCACGATGCACAACACCTTGAAAGTGACAAAAGGCTACCACGTCCAGCATTTGCGCAACAATTGCTTTTGCATCTTCCTCAGCGTACTTTCCTCTATGAAACAGaaggaataaaataaataaataaataaataaataagcacTACTCTGAATGAAGGCCAGAAATGAAACTTCTGACGAGTGCAAACAAGTTAATTAAAGAATTCACTTACCTGGACAAGATTCTATCTAATAATTCTCCGCCTTCACATACTCTAAGAAAGAAAATTAGAGAAGCATAGTAAATAACACGTACCAAATACACTAAAAGACTTGGGCACATTGCCTATTGTGAAAGATATGGTAAGAAACAACAAATAACCAACACTTTCAATTTAATTACCTAAGACTGAATGTAGTTAAACATTACAATTGTTAAAAAGGACATGTAATTATTTTATGTAAACCAAACATATGGTAATATTCaaaataaatacagaaataagGCATACTCCATTATGATGTAGACGTTGAGGGCATCCTCACATGCTTCATAAaatttaacaagatttttgtGGCCAGACAAAGCTTTCAGAATTTTAACCTCCCTACGAACATCTTCGATCGATATTGGCGTTGTCATCTGTAAACAAACTCAATAAACCATGTGAATGCGCCAATGCATTGACTCTCACGAAGCAATCAAATAGCAATACTTGTTTATAAAGTAGACAAGTATAGTTGGATAATGTCACAGTACCTTAGCTTTGGGAATGATCTTGACAGCAACAGTTTGCCCTTTCATCTCCCCCTTTTTTGCCGTGGCGAAGCACGTATTCCCGAAATGGCCGCGTCCCACCTCCTGCCCGAGATGATACGTCGACCCAAAGTTCTTCCCATATCCGAAGCTCTTATCAAGCTGTCGCTCCGGATCCCCAACGCTGCCTCCGGTCCCGACCGCATCCTTTTTCTTCGCGGCTCCCTGCCGTTGGGCAAGTGCCGCCTTGATGTGTTTGGCTGGGGACGGCGGCGGGAAGGGCCGTTGGAAGAACCTCTTCGAGGTGGACCTCGCCGGAGTTGGGGATGCGCCGCCGTTTGGGAGAGGGCTGACGTCTCCCGTGGGGTAAGGGCTGGGCCAGGTGGATGACATCTGGACCACATGGGGAGGCGTAGCGCCAGATGCTTCCGAGTTGTCAGGAATCGTCATTTTCCTCCGGCGCCGGTGCCTTCGGTAACCGTCCTTGACGGAGAAGCACGTCCCGTGGCATTGTCCCATTTCTCCGTCTCCTACTCAGCCGCCGCCGCCGCGCGCCGACGCAGCGGCTTCCTTTTTCTCTTCCTATTCTGCTTCTCGAATCCGATCGATCAATGGAGGGTCTAATCGGCGCTAAGCCGGTCAGAGGCACGGCATAGGACTGGAGGACGAGAGACGAGGGGTGCGAGGCGAGCAACCAGAGGGCGTTCGTTAATAAATAGTGGATAGCAGAAAGTatcaaactttaattaattacACTCGAGGCGCTAATATGTAAAACCAAAGGACCACAACGTAATACCAATTGTAtttgaattaattgaaattaaataaattaaatttattcgaACTCCGTATTTTAATATGAATTTTCGTCATAAGTTTTATTAGGACCGGACTTATCCTCCTACCAAAAAGAGTACTATTTTGAAAGGAAGTTGCAGTATAATTATCGCAAGCATATTAAGTATAACATTAGGTTGAGTTTATGCATGATAACGTAAACTTATAATGTAAtcatatttataatataatatttgtaATGTAATTAAGATGGCATTTGATTCTGGCTAGAAGGTTAATCAGCCTTaatgtaattaagattatattataatatttattattttatttagtatatttttaaaattataatataatataatctagattaataataaaattttgtaatcTCTCAATTAAATTACATtccaaatttaatatttaattaaaatttaaatgtcaaatatactTCTAGTCTATTTCCTATATCAATCGGTCTCCGACATCGTTATCACCACTAGTGCTACCAATCGCCACCGACCGTCGATCACTGTCGACGTCGACCATCGTCACGATCACTAATCGTTGTCGGTAAAAATCacaggatatttttatcattttataataacatGAAGTATCttccttataaaaaaataataaacaccaaataaaaaaatatattcactCTTATAATCAAATATTATATGCATAGTATACAATTCTTTCACCAAATATAATAActtaatattaattatattaaattacaTTACAAGCTTAATTATATTATCCCTAACCAAATGTAGGTCGACGGCGATTGTGAGCTATTTGAAACTTGATTCGATAAAAaatcgtttgagctcgtttaatgaggcttatTAAGATAAGCAAACCAAGCTAAAGATTCACAATACTCacctcgttagctcgtgaacacgttcgttaagttcattaatcaacttttaaataaaaaaataataattttgatattgaatttataaattttacactctacttatgaaaaatacagacaaatatattatatttatttattagaataaaattataaattttaataagaatattataattttctctaaatatataatttagtttttaataaatatttaaatttataatttatatttattacgctcgtttagactcgataaaagGTCGAATAAGCTcatgagtcatgaatatattcattaaataaagctcgagctcgactcaattataaacgagccaagttcaaacattcaagagttcgactcGATTCGATTGTACCCCTAGGTGCAAGAAATAAACTAGgaatatatttgacatttaaattttaattaaatattaattttaaaatattattagatTATATAGGGTTAGCCTTCTCATCCCtatcataaaaatatattatcTTTATAATTTAGAGTTCAttatattatcattttaaaatgatactaaataaaataattaatattataatataatcttAATTATCCTCACCAAACCGAGTCTCAAGGTGTTTATTTTACTATCCGGTTATACCCAGAGAGATCGTctctatattttaatatttaatatatttttttaatgaacgATAAATGTATGATATTGAATACGATGAAAAATGACGTAGAATACTCCATAAATTAACATAgaatttagtttaaaaattaaattttgaatatatCAACATTTAAGTTCATTTGCACTTTGAGTTACAATGAGCCATATTTAAAGAGTCTTGTCCACGGGTGTCCATGATTAGAGTGTGGCAAGTTTTGCTAtatatttaaaaagtatttttttatcAGATAATGCatatctttcattttttttaattaaaagacGTCCCATTCTATTAGTCCTCTGCAATTATCCTTAAGTACAATGTTAGGTCGATTTTGGTTTTTTAATAGACATCTATTAAGTTTAAACCTTGAATCAGTCTGATAGACTTGACATATCTaacaatatttatattatattgtagtaattatgatttcataattactataatataaacttaacttgttcatttaatatttatattataacagttataatttgataactgttacAACACAGACTTACTTGTTATAGCTAAGGATGAATCTGGGCTATCCTAGGCTTTAGCCTAACTCTATTTATTAATAGTACAATTAAAGAAATGTAATCACTTAtgtaatttttttacttaactcaTTAAAGCTCACCTTTTCTACACCCAAAACTCAGTTCATAACTAATTTTTGAATCTGTCTTATAGTaactatgattttataatttctaaaaaattagatttattttattcaataATAGGTATATATTTATGTTGTAATAGTTATAAAATTGTAACGATATGACTCTCATAACTACTACAATGAGGTCAGATCTTCTGATCCGCATATTGCGGATCAGAAGATAATCCCTCTACATGTATTAGTAGAGATTAGTGAtcctcatctattttatagatggaGACTATCAATTCCTATTAATATATACAAAGAGATATCCTTTTATCCGTAAAAAAGATCTCCTCTACACCTAATCGCTTTACATGAcccttaaaaaaaatctttagaatttCTTCCTTCGATATTTGTCATATCCTTtgactttattatctaatttttgAATCCGTCTTATAACTACaattttataatttctaaaaattagatttattttattcaataataaatatatattcacATTGTCATAATTATAAAATTGTAACGATATGACTCTCATAATTATTACAATGAGGTCAGATCTTCTAGTCCGTATATTATGGATGAGAGGATGATCCCTTTATATatattaatggagattaatggtCATCATTTATTTTATAGATGGAGACTATCAATCTCTATTAATATATACAAAGAGATatccttaaaaaaaaatctcctctACACTTAATCCCACTTTACAGgacttttaaaaataatctttAGAATTTCTTCCTTCGATATTTGTCATATCCTTTGACTTTGTTACGCTCGACTAAGTATTTCTCGgtctagttaaaaaaaaaaaatgaaattcccaaattataattttaattattttattttatattttatcacTAAAAATCCTAAATactccattaaaaaaaaaatattaccatTTAAATTACATATTCGATGTGATCATTCGAATCAATTGTTGAATAAAGAAAATTCTTGAATTCCTTTGAAGAATTCATGAACCTTTATATTCTTATAATTTGGCCACACAAATCTGTGGTTCTTAATTTGAATACTCAAGAAGACAAGAAAAAAACTGCTATGAAATTGTCAATTGGCTTGGCTTGTAGCCCTCGTACACTGATATATGACATCCAATTTGGACATGTTGAATGAGCTAGCATGACCATCAAAATTGACTGACTCTAAATACTCCTACGTAACTTCAAGATATTGTTTGATCCTTGGGCAAAGAATTTTCTCAAGGCTTATCGCGGAAGTACTTTTCAATCAAGAGAAGTAGTCTAAAAAATGACATTAGAGATTGACTTTCTACCTTGCAGTAGTTGAACACTCGTAACTTCATCTTCTTGGGAACTCAAAAGCGGTGCTAGGTCCTCTACAGCATGCAATTAAAAGAAACGGTTTGCATGCTTCTTCGTGGTCGGTGGAATCGCACTTTGCGTGCCTTTTTCTCTCGCCATCTGCGAATCGCAAGCAACGCACAAGCAAAACTGAAAACTTTAGAAGCAAATAGATAAGAAATTGAAGGTTTCTCTATCGTTGGTCAAATAGAATATTgtcgttaaaaaaaaaaaaacccaaccGAATATACCGGCGAAAATTTTTCCGTCGGCATGTACCGATGGAATCGTACTCCATCTGTATTTTTGGATAAAAATAGGATTCTGTCATAAAATTAAGGCTTAAATACTTTTAACCTCCCTGTATTTTTAATTATGTAGCGTTTTGTCcccctatatttaaaaaataacatttaatcCTCTTAATCAAAgccaaacattaaaaaatttataaaaagacAATTATACCCTTAtctttttataatatatatttttaataaatttgaaaagaagTTAGCTTTGACTAGTAATTAAGTAACAAGGACTAATGAAAATCCTCGAGTATGTTTCTTATTCACATTTACTTAGCAATTTGGTTATCTAGTTTTTTAGATCTATGAGCATCATATTATATCTGTTCACAGTTTATACACTTTAATTTTTATAGCTTCAAGCACATATGTCTGCACGTGGTGAATACTTCTTGTCCACTCAACAGTCATCAAGTGGAATGCATTTTGTCAGGGATGCTGGTCCAGAAAGTGGAGAAAATATGTGATCTATTGTTTTTTTGAGTTATTTTACATGCAAGTTTCATAATTTTGAACAGTAGTATGTGTGCTTATGGATTATACTTTTGTGAAGGTTGTACCTTCTAGATGTTAGATTCAATACATTAACTTTTGGTTTGTCTTTTCGTATCAAGGTAAATACTTGTAACGGTTTGTCTTCTTTTGTGAGGTATAatttgttggtacgggaagcatccgacgatcgaacctaagttttgataatggcaaaggattcaaagttaaggtgctttgttatctgacagctgttgctgagtgtttcaggaaagtcctaactgcggttaggcaaggtaaaaccttagggggtggtaaccctaggtcatagggggtggtaaccctatgcggaaagtcttggtaggtcgatggcttcaggcaaaagtcctagggggtggtaaccctaggtggaaagtcctggtgtcgcgaaccagtgaaagtctgaactggccggtgaagcggatgttcagcagaaagtccggaagcattgagtgccgagcaaaagtccagtcgatctggaggatcgtactggcaactgtaaatctccgagtggagtaggtgaggacgcgttcccgtagagggaacagagttgggtcgacctagggtttcggttggaaaCCTGAGACCCGggcagttcgaatgctgtcaaaacttttattattatcattcattatgtttcgtgctaactttgttttgcggggtatgtgtttgggactaacacattttgcgagaacaaaggagcaagttacaactcggatgagcgatgtccgaggcgcccatggagcttggaggcgacTCGGGTGCAAAACAGCAGActcgaggcgccttgaatggagttcaaggcgccttgaccgaGGTCAAGGCGCTTGGAtaggtcaaggcgccttgaaccgagatagagttcgaccaggtccgtccGATCCACGCTGGTGACTCGGCTCTTTCAAGGCGCCTGGTGAGcagttaaggcgccttggacccctttATAAGGGTCTCAGACAGCCTTCAAAacacaacttccaagcttccattctcctgtgttctgctcaagtctTGCTTCGAAGTcttgttgcaacattccgacaacccgagtcttttctactactgttgtcggtataattttaattacagttacatttcgtaattaatctgtaatattcatacgaaattatagttgttgcccacggaaagcgatcaaggatcgcgggccttcgagtaggagtcgacccaggctccgaacgaagtaaaccactgtgttcttgtgtttgtttcctttattcagctgctttaattactctacgaacgttttacgattccgataatcgagcaaatagccacgagcgctattcaccccccctctagcgcgtctcgatccaacaattggtatcagagcggggtcgttttgaattggtgcaaccacctttcaaaacaaatttttcgcagttttttttcgttttcggagtcgaattagaatttagccttatagctatattctaatttctgtttccctcgaatcgacttttgctcgaagtaggtgcaacaccactcgagctcgtttttattattctttattccagcactactaatccaagacttagtcttggaacatattctgttgttttcttttgttacatattataaatggcccaacaagagggtttcagcactgtacgtcccccgctattctccggagaggattttggctactggaagggaagaatggaaacgtatctaaagatacaattcgaaacgtggatgatcataaagacgggactgaaactgccaatcgatgacgacggcaaaactacaccctgcgagaagtgggacgcttctctaataaaaaaggtggaagccgacgccaaagctacctgcaccctccagtgtggtcttaccaaggaagaactcaacagagttggcccgttctcctctgcaaaggagctctgggaaaagctaatcgaactccacgaaggcactaacgacaccaaggtaagtaaaagagatcttttacttaataaattatataatctaaaaatgcaggaaggcgaaacggcgagttctcttcatgcgagaatacaagacatccttaactctcttcacggaattggccagaagatagaaaatcgagacgtaataaggtatgcgctaaactcgtttccaaggaatacattgtgggcatcaatggtagatgcctacaaagtttccaaggatttatcttctttaaaactagatgaactttttagtgaatttgaacttcatgagcagactaatgcacagccaaccgagaaaggtattgcgttggttgcaggtacaagccgaacccgggaaccgagaccacgacggagaaccgaaccagcatcggaagctgaaccagactctgacgatgaagaaggtgacattacaaccgagctggtaaacctcgtaaagaagctctacaagacgaaaggattcgacaaaagggatctaaagaaggcagtaaaatcaaaggaaggcccacaaaatacaaagatgaagtttgaagttacatgctacgggtgtaaccaaagagggcacatcaaatccaactgccctaacctgaaggaggtcaaaaagcaaagaaggaaaaaggtccttaaggcaacatgggacgaatcttcatcagaggacgatgacgacgagctcgaacaaacgagtctactcgcatgaatggcccgggaccaagtcgtcgaatacggatgcgagagcgagtctgaggcagagtccgagcaaagccacggatccgtatcaggaccagaccccgctgtaagtatctcccggttgaacattttagttagctatttattgcgcaaattagctaagtcaaatctgaaagttaagtcacttctaaaggaagtaagtgtccttaaagaagtggctaacaccaaacccttacctgaccagagtcagactgaatttccaactcaagttcaaaaacttgaggaagaaaattcaagtttaacaaataaggttaaggatttagaaaataccttagaacggtttactttgggctccaagaatttggacttgattcttggaacacaaagagccgtctacaacagaactgggttgggatacaaaagtaaatatagatcttatttatcactaataaacaaacaaagtattaaatcagtccaagcatgggtctccaagtctaacttggtcaatcaagttggacttgaccaatactgggttccgaaggatcaaatatactacctcgatagaccatatcgaggccatgatccagggggagcaaaaagaaaaacaatcctaaaaatttaaaattcaaaattcgaaattgaaattaaaaattaaagttaaaattcaaaattcgaaattgaaattaaaaattaaaattaaaattcaaaatttgaaattgaaattaaaattaaaattcaaaattcgaaattaaaattaaaataaaattcaaaatttgaaattgaaattaaaaattaaagttaaattcaaaattcgaaattgaaattaaaattaaaattcaaaattcgaaattgaaaaattcaaaattcgaaattaaaattaaagttaaattcaaaattcgaaattgaaattaaaattaaaattcaaaattcgaaattgaaaaattcaaaattcgaaattgaaattaaaaattaaagttaaattcaaaattcgaaattgaaagtcaaaataaaatcataaattaaaaactcaaaataaagatggaggatccagactcgctggcacccccaactaaactacccggtagggtaactgaacctaatctacccgaaatgggtaaaacaagagtagattacccggca from Zingiber officinale cultivar Zhangliang chromosome 4B, Zo_v1.1, whole genome shotgun sequence includes:
- the LOC121974703 gene encoding CDPK-related kinase 3-like isoform X1, with the translated sequence MGQCHGTCFSVKDGYRRHRRRRKMTIPDNSEASGATPPHVVQMSSTWPSPYPTGDVSPLPNGGASPTPARSTSKRFFQRPFPPPSPAKHIKAALAQRQGAAKKKDAVGTGGSVGDPERQLDKSFGYGKNFGSTYHLGQEVGRGHFGNTCFATAKKGEMKGQTVAVKIIPKAKMTTPISIEDVRREVKILKALSGHKNLVKFYEACEDALNVYIIMEVCEGGELLDRILSRGKYAEEDAKAIVAQMLDVVAFCHFQGVVHRDLKPENFLFTTKDESSPMKLIDFGLSDFIRADERLNDTVGSSYYVAPEVLHRSYNTEADMWSIGVITYILLCGSRPFWARTESGIFRSILRADPNFDDQPWPDISAEAKDFVKRLLNKDYRKRMTAVQALTHPWLRNEQRQIPLDMLVYRLFKLYFRTSLLKQAALKALSKAITKDELFYLQLQFKLLQPNKDGLIYLDNFQMALSQNATEAMKLSRIPEIVDSLDALSQNGMDFDEFCAAAISPYQLEALEQWEQISNTAFQHFEQEGNRVVSVEELAQELNLTHIAHSFLQDWIRSEDGKFSFYGYTKYLHGITVRGSNTIQQ
- the LOC121974703 gene encoding CDPK-related kinase 3-like isoform X2; the encoded protein is MGQCHGTCFSVKDGYRRHRRRRKMTIPDNSEASGATPPHVVQMSSTWPSPYPTGDVSPLPNGGASPTPARSTSKRFFQRPFPPPSPAKHIKAALAQRQGAAKKKDAVGTGGSVGDPERQLDKSFGYGKNFGSTYHLGQEVGRGHFGNTCFATAKKGEMKGQTVAVKIIPKAKMTTPISIEDVRREVKILKALSGHKNLVKFYEACEDALNVYIIMEVCEGGELLDRILSRGKYAEEDAKAIVAQMLDVVAFCHFQGVVHRDLKPENFLFTTKDESSPMKLIDFGLSDFIRADERLNDTVGSSYYVAPEVLHRSYNTEADMWSIGVITYILLCGSRPFWARTESGIFRSILRADPNFDDQPWPDISAEAKDFVKRLLNKDYRKRMTAVQALTHPWLRNEQRQIPLDMLVYRLFKLYFRTSLLKQAALKALSKAITKDELFYLQLQFKLLQPNKDGLIYLDNFQMALSQNATEAMKLSRIPEIVDSVSHIVLCY